A DNA window from Setaria viridis chromosome 2, Setaria_viridis_v4.0, whole genome shotgun sequence contains the following coding sequences:
- the LOC117844784 gene encoding vacuolar protein sorting-associated protein 25 translates to MQRLGDFRLPPFFNYPPYFTLQPVRETREKQVQLWKDLILDYCRSQKIHTISLEEDFPLFSNPKIERSLSHEAKEVFLATLVSEGRAEWMDKGHKKCLILWLRIQDWANFLINFVKDNGLEVMTIEEIRSGTDTRGTELEGIDRSVLMRALRQLEQKGKAAIFKGTSADDEGVKFSV, encoded by the exons ATGCAGAGGCTGGGGGATTTCAGGCTGCCGCCCTTCTTCAACTACCCACCTTACTTCAC TTTGCAGCCTGTGCGCGAAACGCGGGAAAAGCAAGTACAGTTATGGAAAGATCTGATACTTGATTACTGCAGAAGTCAAAAGATACATACGATATCACTGGAAGAAGATTTCCCTTTGTTCTCCAATCCAAAGATCGAGA GATCTCTTAGCCACGAAGCAAAGGAAGTGTTCCTTGCAACTCTTGTCAGTGAAG GTCGTGCAGAGTGGATGGATAAAGGTCACAAGAAGTGCCTCATTCTTTGGTTAAGGATACAAGATTGGGCCAATTTCCTAATAAACTTT GTAAAGGATAATGGATTGGAAGTAATGACCATCGAAGAAATACGCTCTGGAACTGATACTCGTGGAACTG AACTTGAGGGAATCGATCGTAGTGTTCTCATGCGGGCTCTGCGGCAGTTGGAACAGAAAGGCAAAGCAGCTATCTTCAAAGGCACTTCGGCCGATGATGAAGGCGTCAAATTTTCTGTGTAA